Proteins encoded by one window of Pecten maximus chromosome 15, xPecMax1.1, whole genome shotgun sequence:
- the LOC117343373 gene encoding proline-rich protein 36-like, producing the protein MSSQLPPFCVPSSPSPLRVLSSPSSLRVPSTRSPLRVLSSSLIPWCPLFLLTPLCSLYSLSPSCSLFSLSPSCSLFSLSPSCSLFSLLPLCFPFSLSPSCPLYCLSPSCSLFSLSPSCPLYSFPLYPLFSPTPTCPLFCLSPSCSLYSLLFRVLSSPSPLRVLSSPLRVLSTPSPLRVLSSPSPLRVLSSPSPLRVLSSPSPLRVLSSPSPLRVFSSPSPLRVLSSPFRVLSTPLRVLSTPLRVLSTPSPLRVLSHTCIPSSLSPLRVFSSPSPLRVLSSPLRVLSTPLRTSLLPLPFVFSLLPLPFVFSLTPEFPVISIHALP; encoded by the exons ATGTCCTCTCAACTCCCTCCCTTTTGTGTTCCCTCTTCTCCCTCTCCCCTTCGTGTCCTCTCTTCTCCCTCATCCCTGCGTGTCCCCTCTACTCGATCTCCCCTTCGTGTCCTCTCTTCTTCCCTCATCCCTTGGTGTCCTCTCTTCTTACTCACCCCTTTGTGTTCTCTCTACTCCCTCTCCCCTTCGTGTTCACTCTTCTCCCTCTCCCCTTCGTGTTCACTCTTCTCCCTCTCCCCTTCGTGTTCTCTCTTCTCCCTCCTCCCTTTGTGTTTTCCCTTCTCCCTCTCCCCTTCATGTCCTCTCTACTGCCTCTCCCCTTCGTGTTCTCTCTTCTCCCTCTCCCCTTCGTGTCCTCTCTACTCCTTCCCTTTGTATCCCCTCTTTTCTCCAACCCCTACGTGTCCTCTCTTCTGCCTCTCCCCTTCGTGTTCGCTCTACTCCCTCCTCTTTCGTGTTCTCTCTTCTCCCTCTCCCCTTCGTGTCCTCTCTTCTCCCCTTCGTGTCCTCTCTACTCCCTCTCCCCTTCGTGTCCTCTCTTCTCCCTCTCCCCTTCGTGTCCTCTCTTCTCCCTCTCCCCTTCGTGTCCTCTCTTCTCCCTCTCCCCTTCGTGTTCTCTCTTCCCCCTCTCCCCTTCGTGTTTTCTCTTCTCCCTCTCCCCTTCGTGTTCTCTCTTCTCCTTTTCGTGTCCTCTCTACTCCCCTTCGTGTCCTCTCTACTCCCCTTCGTGTCCTCTCTACTCCCTCTCCCCTTCGTGTTCTCTCTCACACCTGTATTCCCT CTTCTCTCTCTCCCCTTCGTGTTTTCTCTTCTCCCTCTCCCCTTCGTGTCCTCTCTTCTCCCCTTCGTGTCCTCTCTACTCCCCTTCGTACCTCTCTACTCCCTCTCCCCTTCGTGTTCTCTCTACTCCCTCTCCCCTTCGTGTTCTCTCTCACACCTGAATTCCCTGTAATAAGTATTCATGCTTTACCATAG
- the LOC117343372 gene encoding heat shock 70 kDa protein 12B-like — MARLGDTHLAVAAIDFGTTYSGYAYSFRHEFIKDPLKIYTNQQWLDSESGLLTFKAPTSILFDKDGNFDSFGFLAEENYNTLVEDEKEDGWRFFRRFKMNLYREMNIGASKLAGRLDRDLKLKDEQGRTMSAMDIFSDAIRYLKDHCLEVLGNAVQGMKPDDVHWILTVPAIWTDAAKQFMREAASKAGIKDHQLDLALEPEAAAIYCKEIMVKARVEEKNSRGLSAFIPGEKFLLLDIGGGTVDITCHQVMNDSKLKEIHPPTGGPWGGTVVDEAYFSFLHDLVGQKTWDDFVKSNKSGKLDLERVFEMKKRNLKQSEFTFIKVGQSFLQTCSNKNKKYSSTVEVKKDKLKLVNGLMKEFFQFPMMAIVEHLESLFMKRPLRDITNILMVGGFSESDLMKDKIELSFPGKNVIRPVDANIAVLKGAVIFGHSPEAICERTSPRTYGICVSVPYDVELHPRKSYFVSDGCEMASDIFQVMVKAGQTVRMGKTKAEHVCRPAHAYDTVSTVELYESTNECPEYTSDPSCRQLGELEVEMPDTTKGKDRRIVVAIHFGYTELKFTATEEGTNHKAEAKFNCLR; from the exons ATGGCTCGCCTTGGAGATACTCATTTGGCCGTGGCGGCCATAGATTTCGGTACTACGTATTCTGGTTACGCCTACTCCTTCAGACATGAATTCATCAAGGATCCACTGAAAATTTATACTAACCAGCAGTGGCTCGACAGCGAGTCCGGCTTGCTTACATTCAAAG CTCCAACATCAATCTTGTTTGACAAGGATGGAAATTTCGATTCATTTGGGTTTTTGGCTGAAGAAAATTACAATACTCTAGTGGAGGACGAAAAGGAAGATGGCTGGCGATTCTTTAGAAGATTCAAGATGAATCTTTACCGTGAAATGAACATCGGAGCCTCAAAG CTCGCAGGTCGATTAGATCGGGATCTGAAACTCAAAGACGAACAAGGAAGGACAATGTCCGCTATGGACATCTTTAGTGATGCCATTCGTTATCTCAAGGACCATTGTCTCGAGGTTCTTGGTAATGCAGTCCAGGGCATGAAACCTGATGACGTTCATTGGATATTGACCGTTCCGGCGATCTGGACAGATGCTGCGAAACAATTCATGCGAGAAGCCGCAAGTAAG GCGGGTATAAAAGACCACCAGTTAGATTTGGCGTTAGAACCGGAGGCTGCTGCTATATACTGCAAAGAAATAATGGTAAAGGCAAGAGTAGAAGAAAAGAATTCAAGAGGTTTATCAGCGTTCATACCAGGGGAAAAATTTCTCCTTCTTGATATCGGAG GAGGTACAGTGGACATTACATGTCATCAGGTCATGAATGACAGTAAGCTGAAGGAAATACACCCACCCACAGGTGGGCCATGGGGTGGAACCGTTGTGGATGAAGCGTACTTCAGCTTCTTACATGATTTAGTTGGGCAGAAGACATGGGATGACTTCGTAAAGAGCAACAAAAGCGGTAAACTTGACCTTGAAAGAGTATTTGAAATGAAGAAGAGGAATTTGAAGCAAAGTGAGTTCACTTTTATCAAAGTGGGACAAAGCTTTCTGCAAACTTGCAGtaataagaataaaaaatattcttctACGGTTGAGGTTAAGAAGGACAAACTTAAACTTGTTAACGGCCTGATGAAAGAGTTCTTTCAATTCCCAATGATGGCCATTGTTGAACACCTCGAGAGTCTATTCATGAAGAGACCATTACGCGATATCACCAATATCTTAATGGTTGGTGGGTTTTCCGAGTCTGACCTCATGAAGGATAAAATAGAGCTATCTTTCCCCGGAAAGAATGTCATTCGTCCCGTTGATGCAAACATAGCGGTGCTGAAGGGTGCAGTGATCTTTGGACATTCTCCAGAGGCAATCTGTGAACGAACTAGCCCAAGGACATACGGGATATGTGTTAGTGTACCATACGATGTCGAACTACATCCCAGGAAAAGTTATTTTGTCAGTGACGGATGTGAAATGGCTAGTGACATTTTCCAAGTAATGGTGAAGGCTGGTCAGACTGTTAGGATGGGAAAGACAAAGGCGGAACACGTATGTCGTCCAGCACACGCTTATGATACCGTATCTACTGTCGAATTGTACGAGTCAACCAACGAATGTCCAGAATATACTTCTGATCCATCTTGTCGCCAGTTAGGGGAACTAGAAGTGGAAATGCCGGACACGACCAAAGGTAAAGACCGGAGGATCGTTGTAGCAATACACTTCGGATACACTGAACTGAAATTTACAGCCACGGAAGAGGGAACAAACCACAAAGCGGAAGCTAAATTTAATTGTCTGAGGTAA
- the LOC117343374 gene encoding vicilin-like seed storage protein At2g18540, producing MEGRGRRENTKGRERRENTKGRGRRENTKGRGRTEGTKRKGERTRRGEGVERTRRGEGEERTRRGERTRRGEGVERTRRGVERTRRGVERTRKGEERTRRGEGEEKTRRGEGEERTRRGEGEEGTRRGEGEKRTRRGEGEERTRRGEGEKRTRRGEERTRRGEGEERTRKRRVERTRRGEAEERTRRGKRKEGIQRERVERTRMREGEERTRRGGGRTRRGEREEMTRRGEERTRRRGEVERTRREGEERTRRGEGEERT from the exons ATGGAGGGGAGAGGGAGAAGAGAAAACACGAAGGGGAGAGAGAGAAGAGAGAACACGAAGGGGAGAGGGAGAAGAGAGAACACGAAGGGGAGAGGGAGAACAGAGGGAACGAAAAGGAAAGGAGAGAGAACACGAAGGGGAGAGGGGGTAGAGAGGACACGAAGGGGAGAGGGAGAAGAGAGGACACGAAGGGGAGAG AGAACACGAAGGGGAGAGGGAGTAGAGAGGACACGAAGGGGAGTAGAGAGGACACGAAGGGGAGTAGAGAGGACACGAAAAGGAGAAGAGAGAACACGAAGGGGAGAGGGAGAAGAGAAAACACGAAGGGGAGAGGGGGAAGAGAGAACACGAAGGGGAGAGGGAGAAGAGGGAACACGAAGGGGAGAGGGAGAAAAGAGGACACGAAGGGGAGAGGGAGAAGAGAGGACACGAAGGGGAGAGGGAGAAAAGAGGACACGAAGGGGAGAAGAGAGGACACGAAGGGGAGAGGGAGAAGAGAGAACACGAAAGAGAAGAGTAGAGCGAACACGAAGGGGAGAGGCAGAAGAGAGGACACGTAGGGGTAAGAGAAAAGAGGGGATACAAAGGGAAAGAGTAGAGAGGACACGAATGAGAGAGGGAGAAGAGAGAACACGAAGGGGAGGGGGA AGGACACGAAGGGGTGAGAGAGAGGAGATGACCCGAAGGGGAGAAGAGAGAACACGAAGGCGGGGGGAAGTAGAGAGGACACGAAGGGAAGGAGAGGAGAGGACACGAAGGGGAGAGGGAGAAGAGAGGACATAA